The stretch of DNA GCGATTTGACGCTGTCCAGGCCCAGCGTTTGGTTGATATGGTTTGTGGGCGTTCAAATCCTGCTGGGAACAGGCACATGGGTGGTGAATTACGGATGGCCAACCGTCCTAGCGTTTTTACCGTTTGGGGAAGGTTTCCTGGTACGGTCCAAGGGATTTATCGACTCGATGATTGTCACTGCGCACGTGGCAATGGGGTCATTGATCCTAGCGACCAGTGCGGTCGTTCTATTGCAGGTTTTTCGCCAGCGTTACCTGGCCAAGCGGGCAGGTACACAGGCACGTCATTCGGGTGAAAGTTTGGGGCTACCTAGCGATCGCCAAACGAGCACTGAAAGTCCGGTCGTTGCATCGATTTAAGTAGAGCATGTCAAGCAATCTCTTCCTCGCCGAACCCGCCCTCGAAGTTGCCGGCCAGAAGTCCAAGTTGGGGCCTTCACTGGGCAGCGAACGTACGCTCGGACGACTAGAAGCCGACGAACCTTGCCAAGCGGTTTACGCTTCGGGGACGGTTGCGACACCGATCCCAGTCGACTATTCGGTGGACGCCACCGACGAAGCCAAGCTGATCAGCGACCTAATCCAACTGACAAAACCTCGGATCGTGGTGATGATCCTGGTGACGACGGTTGCGACTTCAATGATCGCCGCCGGAGGCTGGGTTTCGATCGGGCCGCTCATGCTGCTGCTGATCGCGACCGCCTTGGTGGCCGGAAGCGCCGGCGGTGCCAACCAAATCTGGGAACGGGTGATCGATTGCCGCATGGCCCGGACCGCGACCCGTCCGCTTCCATCATCACGACTATCGACGGGACTTGCGACAGCATTCACCGCTTCGATTGGGACCCTTGGCACGGCGTTGCTTTGGATGGGATTCGGATTTGAGCCTGCCGCCGTTGGTCTTGCGACATGGATCCTTTACGTCTTCGCGTACACGCCAATGAAAACGCGAACCTCTTGGAACACGACCATGGGAGCAGTCGCAGGTGCCTTGCCGATGCTGATCGGCTACACCGCGTTTGGTGGCACACTTCAAGACCCAACCGGATGGCTGCTATTCGGAGTCTTGGCCGCTTGGCAATACCCGCACTTCATGGCGATCGCATGGCTGTACCGCCGGCAATACGCCGAAGCGGGGTTTTGCATGACAACCACCGTAGAACCCAAGGGTATTTCTGCTGGCCTACAAAGCGTGATCGGTTCATTGGCGGTCGCACTGTGCAGCTTGCCGCTGTGCTTTCCATCGCAATCCTTGTTGCCATCGGTCTTAGCCACTTTGGCGGTGATCGCGGCTACCTTCCCGATGTTTCGAGCCTCCGTTCGATTCTTGATCGAACGCAACGATGTGACCGCACGTCGGCTACTGCGATCATCGCTGCTCGTCCTCCCGGCCGTCCTGGCGGTTGTCACCACTCGAATGTTCTGGTGACCAATCCTTAAGTTGCGAGTATGATCCTGAAGCGATTTCGTTAGATCGACCTCGGCCCTGCTGGCGGTATAAGAATCGACAAGCCAAGCAGAGAGCCAGTTTTCGGACGGCGGTTCAACCGCGCCACGACAACGCGACAGACGCCAATAGATGGCAAGGCGATTTCGCAAGCGTTCCTTCATTCGCAAACGCCAGCGGCTCTGCTAAGCGACGCCACTTCCGACCGCAACCGTTCTCAGGTCACCTAAG from Roseiconus lacunae encodes:
- a CDS encoding protoheme IX farnesyltransferase, whose translation is MSSNLFLAEPALEVAGQKSKLGPSLGSERTLGRLEADEPCQAVYASGTVATPIPVDYSVDATDEAKLISDLIQLTKPRIVVMILVTTVATSMIAAGGWVSIGPLMLLLIATALVAGSAGGANQIWERVIDCRMARTATRPLPSSRLSTGLATAFTASIGTLGTALLWMGFGFEPAAVGLATWILYVFAYTPMKTRTSWNTTMGAVAGALPMLIGYTAFGGTLQDPTGWLLFGVLAAWQYPHFMAIAWLYRRQYAEAGFCMTTTVEPKGISAGLQSVIGSLAVALCSLPLCFPSQSLLPSVLATLAVIAATFPMFRASVRFLIERNDVTARRLLRSSLLVLPAVLAVVTTRMFW